The following coding sequences lie in one Apium graveolens cultivar Ventura chromosome 3, ASM990537v1, whole genome shotgun sequence genomic window:
- the LOC141711065 gene encoding AT-hook motif nuclear-localized protein 10-like: MAGEQIKFTLDLNTPSEQVKRRRHGRPRRSEAAGNMVVSRGMDDTSLSMASVVSSPPMMNAFASMPMRGDVVSPPLISAVVSPSVPRIVSQTPHAFNLSPSAENSVPGEILADTTVAGFTVHVVQINSGEDLIRRIMSLVENGPRGICIISANGTVRNAMISHACSSGATIVYEGQFQILSLTGSFTVAETGVGRCRMGGLSVSLSCPDGRVIGGEVAGALVAASAMQTVVGSFILNTYRRMQ; encoded by the exons ATGGCAGGAGAGCAAATAAAGTTTACCCTGGACCTGAACACCCCCAGTGAGCAGGTAAAAAGGAGGAGGCATGGAAGGCCACGAAGGTCTGAAGCGGCTGGAAATATGGTGGTGTCTCGAGGAATGGATGATACTTCACTTTCCATGGCCAGTGTTGTATCTTCACCCCCGATGATGAATGCATTTGCATCAATGCCAATGAGAGGTGATGTTGTTTCACCGCCACTGATTAGTGCTGTTGTTTCACCTTCGGTGCCGAGGATTGTTTCGCAAACACCTCATGCATTCAACTTGTCTCCTTCAGCTGAAAATTCTGTCCCag GTGAGATTCTGGCAGACACTACTGTTGCAGGCTTCACAGTGCATGTGGTTCAAATAAATTCTGGAGAG GATCTGATTCGAAGGATTATGTCCCTTGTTGAGAATGGGCCTAGAGGAATATGCATAATTTCCGCCAATGGAACTGTTCGTAATGCCATGATTTCGCATGCCTGTTCTTCTGGTGCCACAATCGTCTACGAG GGTCAATTTCAAATTTTATCTTTGACTGGCTCTTTTACGGTGGCGGAAACTGGAGTAGGCAGATGCAGGATGGGTGGCTTAAGTGTTTCACTTTCATGCCCAGATGGCCGTGTCATAGGAGGCGAGGTGGCTGGTGCGCTAGTTGCAGCTAGCGCAATGCAA ACTGTGGTTGGGAGCTTTATCCTAAATACTTATAGACGAATGCAATGA